GATCTGGACCCGCGACGTCGGCAAGGCGCTGCGCGTGTCGCGCGGCGTCGAAGCGGGAAATCTCTCGGTGAACTCGCATTCCTCCGTGCGGTATTGGACGCCGTTCGGCGGGTTCAAGCGTTCCGGTCTCGGCCGCGAGCTGGGACCGGACGCGCTGGACGCGTTCACCGAGACCAAAAACGTGTTCATCTCGACCGAGGACTAGGAGCGATTTCGTGGCACGGCTGGACGGGAAGGTCTGCGTCATCACCGGCGCCGGCAGTGGCATCGGCGCGGCCGCGGCACGCCGGTTTGCCGCCGAAGGCGGCTCGGTGGTCGCCGTCGACATGGACGAAAACGCCGGTTCGGCGATCGCCAAGGAGGTCGAGGGCCTGTTCGTACGCGCCGACGTGACCTCCGCCGACGACGTGCGGGCGGCCTTCGCGGCGGCGGTCGAGCGCTTCGGCGGCATCGACGTGTTGGTCAACAACGCCGGCATTTCGCCGCCGGAGGACGACTCCATCCTGGACACCGAGCAGGACGTGTGGGATCTGGTGCAGAAAGTCAACCTCACGTCGGTCTACCTGTGCTGCAAATACGGCATCCCGCACTTGCTTGAGCGCGGCGGTGGATCGGTCGTCAACACCGCGTCTTTCGTCGCGGTGATGGGGGCCGCGACCTCGCAGATCTCTTACACCGCTTCAAAAGGCGGTGTGCTGGCGATGTCACGTGAGCTCGGCGTACAGTTCGCGCGGCAGGGCGTACGCGTCAACGCGATCTGTCCGGGGCCGGTCGACACTCCGTTGCTGCGCGAGCTTTTCGCCTCCGATCCGGAGCGTGCGGCGCGGCGGATGGTGCACATTCCGATGGGCCGCTTCGCCAAGGCGGAGGAGATCGCGTCGGCGATGCTTTTCCTGGCCAGCGACGACTCGTCGTTCATCACGGCGTCGACTTTCCTGGTGGACGGCGGCATCACGTCCGCGTACGTGACACCGCTGTGAGTGCGCCGCTGATCGGCATCACATCGTACGTGGAAACGGCGTCGTGGGGTGTCTGGCAGCTGCCGGCCGCTCTGATTCCGCATGCGTACGTGCAAAAGGTGCAGGCTGCCGGCGGGGTGGCGGTGGTCGTTCCGCCGCTCTCGTCGGATGCCGAAGGCTTGGTCGCGCGCCTCGACGGCCTGATTCTGGCCGGTGGCGCCGACATCTCACCGGCCGCTTACGGTGCCGATGCGCATGCCGAGACCGTCGGCGTACGGCCGGACCGCGACGCGAGTGAGCTGGCCCTGCTGGCCGCCGCGTACGCGCGCGACCTGCCGGTTTTGGGGATCTGCCGGGGAATGCAGCTGATGTGCGTCGCCGCCGGCGGCCGGCTGGAGCAGCATCTGCCCGATGCTGTCGGTCATGACGGCCATCGCGCGAAAATCGGTGTCTTCGGCACGCACGGGGTTTCGCTGGAACGCGACAGCGTTGTCGGCCGGCTGCTCGGCGACCGCGTGGATGTGCCGTCGTACCATCATCAAGGCGCCGCAGACGCGGGTTCGCTGACAATCTCCGGTCGTGCCGCCGACGGGGTGATAGAGGCGGTCGAGGATCCTCGTCATCGTTTCACCGTCGGCGTCCAATGGCATCCGGAGATGAGCGACGATCCGCGCCTGTTCGAGGCCGTCGTGTCCGCGGGAGGGTAGTGGTGAGACGCGGGGCGAAGGCGGTTCGTCTGGTTCGTGATCAGGTGAGTGACGGAGACGCTGCGTAGGTGGGTCCGAGGAGCATGCTGGGGCGCTTCACCATTCCCCACACGAAAAGTGCATGGGGCCGCGCCTGTTCCTCGTCTCGGCCTTGTTCATCCGTACAGTCCAGTCAGTATGGTGAATTTCGCGATGATGCCGGTCACCGAGCAACACGCAATTTTTCCAGGCAAGTGGTGCCACCATCCACCCAGGAAATGATGTGGTGCGCTCTCGTGTGCCGGACCGGCCGCGTACAACCGCCGTGTGCAGCCTTTGTCCCGCGCGATCAACGCTTTCCGCAATTCCGGCCCGGCCAGCCGCTCCTTGCGCCCGACATCCAGCGGTACGCCCTCGGAGCTGAGGATGACCGGGATGATGTCGGCGTCGCAGGCCAGCCGACACGCGGTTTCCGGGCTGATCGTCAGGCCCTCGTACGCGCTCGCCACACCCAGACGGTCGCGCAGCATCTCCCAAGCGACCGTCACCGTCAGATGCGGCCGCTCGGCACCCTGGATCGGCAACTTCCCCGCATCAGCCACCAAGTTCAGAATCTCCGCCAGCGCGTCACCATTACGTTCGGCCGCCGACCGAGGGTCGGGCTTGCCGTCCTCACCCGCCGGTGTGGCCGGAGGTGACAACACTTCCTGGAGCAGGCAACCGGTTTCCGCGTCCAGGATGACGCGCGGCGCGAGGCGGCCATCGCGGCCGGTGTGCAGATGCGGCTCGCGGCGCGGCTTGGCGTCTTCTTTGTCTGAGGGTGCGGCGCAGTCGGGGTCGAGGTAGGCGTGCAGGCGGGTGCCGAGGCGATA
The nucleotide sequence above comes from Fodinicola acaciae. Encoded proteins:
- a CDS encoding 3-oxoacyl-ACP reductase; protein product: MARLDGKVCVITGAGSGIGAAAARRFAAEGGSVVAVDMDENAGSAIAKEVEGLFVRADVTSADDVRAAFAAAVERFGGIDVLVNNAGISPPEDDSILDTEQDVWDLVQKVNLTSVYLCCKYGIPHLLERGGGSVVNTASFVAVMGAATSQISYTASKGGVLAMSRELGVQFARQGVRVNAICPGPVDTPLLRELFASDPERAARRMVHIPMGRFAKAEEIASAMLFLASDDSSFITASTFLVDGGITSAYVTPL
- a CDS encoding gamma-glutamyl-gamma-aminobutyrate hydrolase family protein — its product is MSAPLIGITSYVETASWGVWQLPAALIPHAYVQKVQAAGGVAVVVPPLSSDAEGLVARLDGLILAGGADISPAAYGADAHAETVGVRPDRDASELALLAAAYARDLPVLGICRGMQLMCVAAGGRLEQHLPDAVGHDGHRAKIGVFGTHGVSLERDSVVGRLLGDRVDVPSYHHQGAADAGSLTISGRAADGVIEAVEDPRHRFTVGVQWHPEMSDDPRLFEAVVSAGG
- a CDS encoding DUF222 domain-containing protein translates to MGCREARGYRPQTSSSCWIDQLLLSPTEASHRVQHARAFCPGMAVTGEMLAPKLDIAAEARRRGDLADSQLDAIRTVITKLPAHVDFQQRREAEAAMVEGAKHIDAGRLYRLGTRLHAYLDPDCAAPSDKEDAKPRREPHLHTGRDGRLAPRVILDAETGCLLQEVLSPPATPAGEDGKPDPRSAAERNGDALAEILNLVADAGKLPIQGAERPHLTVTVAWEMLRDRLGVASAYEGLTISPETACRLACDADIIPVILSSEGVPLDVGRKERLAGPELRKALIARDKGCTRRLYAAGPAHESAPHHFLGGWWHHLPGKIACCSVTGIIAKFTILTGLYG